A section of the Castanea sativa cultivar Marrone di Chiusa Pesio chromosome 12, ASM4071231v1 genome encodes:
- the LOC142621264 gene encoding RPM1 interacting protein 13-like, producing the protein MESKVVWPRPNPETQAPIMRSHRNSKSKKSTVMIKDVVVDDDCVVLDCDPNNSVAKVNHKANYGSKSNDLLIVAEKGQIACRDYPHPRHLCVKYPFNSTPHYKHCDQCHCYVCECRAPCPLWNSDSVISNDRHCHATYKEERWKTLKKQLLNKRNPINVQPSASLRTGRQDLTKVDKLGQLIDSLSQSLTSLEQLLKKKKGQIYKGY; encoded by the exons ATGGAGAGCAAGGTTGTTTGGCCGCGACCAAATCCGGAAACTCAAGCTCCTATAATGAGGTCCCACCGCAACTCAAAGTCAAAGAAATCAACGGTCATGATCAAGGATGTTGTGGTTGACGATGATTGCGTTGTATTGGATTGTGACCCTAATAACTCAGTCGCCAAGGTTAACCATAAGGCTAATTATGGATCCAAATCCAATGACTTGCTTATAGTTGCAGAGAAAGgccag ATTGCATGCAGAGACTACCCTCATCCACGGCATCTTTGTGTTAAATATCCTTTCAATTCCACACCCCATTATAAGCACTGTGACCAG TGCCACTGTTATGTTTGCGAATGTCGTGCACCATGTCCATTGTGGAATTCAGATTCTGTGATCTCCAATGACCGCCATTGTCATGCCACCTATAAAGAGGAGAGATGGAAAACTCTGAAGAAGCAATTGTTGAACAAGAGAAATCCCATTAATGTTCAGCCCAGTGCAAGTTTGCGTACAGGCAGGCAGGATTTAACCAAAGTAGATAAGTTGGGCCAACTTATAGATTCCCTGTCCCAAAGCCTAACAAGTCTTGAacagttattaaaaaaaaagaaagggcaaATATACAAGGGTTATTGa
- the LOC142619858 gene encoding uncharacterized protein LOC142619858, which yields MDSLPVILDISSDEEQGSSAETKSGDWLSALFGNLNSDDDVEADDDVVVVREVVNENHRKSRKSTAVVKDVDDDCIVLDCDPNNPVAEVNDDKDNSGSDDLLIVAEKGQIACRDYPHPRHLCVKYPFSSTSHDKHCDQCHCYVCECSAPCPFWDSDSVILNRHCHATDKEERWKTFRRQLKPIKNTTFSAVKCSDSTLSVPLARCNQAQSLNFFRLPNSMPLNQVARSSLIRPCSTSNNYTVPNIISQGKSQQSAPILAKNRVHPHVISQQFVGVRHSVTQRDRDSVGNLGPRIPPSNTLFKKTGSVKPSSVYVSSNNNSCIQAAQHTRNATSTALSNEINPNRWQNFRSSVNLESFRPQDCSQPNLGFTGNIIPSQPQIYNQSIAQSNDGQNFCLPGYQSQKPSEDIYQNGNCLNDGQNISQHGNQSFSTTEPGPLFFNFSWPNNSVQSNLQPPIGNLHVQSEGYTCESLSVEDSNSQFMGSAQFSEDSLPELFGCASPCPSDQVPAVENSELQSTGPMHEASHIKESNCELAGNINDFDIDNWFLENQSVPMVSGGSMPSETNIFSPVTSSIDPGMLLFDFETSWDGLAHA from the exons ATGGATTCGTTGCCGGTGATATTGGACATAAGCTCCGACGAGGAGCAGGGTTCATCGGCGGAGACTAAATCCGGCGATTGGCTGTCGGCGCTATTTGGAAATTTGAACTCCGATGATGATGTGGAGGCTGACGATGACGTGGTGGTGGTCAGAGAGGTGGTCAACGAGAACCACCGCAAGTCAAGGAAATCGACGGCGGTGGTGAAGGATGTGGATGATGATTGCATCGTACTGGATTGTGACCCGAATAACCCGGTCGCCGAGGTTAACGATGATAAGGATAATTCTGGGTCTGATGACTTGCTTATAGTTGCAGAGAAAGGCCag ATTGCATGCAGAGACTACCCTCATCCCCGTCATCTTTGTGTTAAATATCCTTTCAGTTCCACATCCCATGATAAGCACTGTGACCAG TGCCACTGTTATGTTTGCGAATGTAGCGCGCCATGTCCATTTTGGGATTCAGATTCAGTCATCTTGAACCGCCATTGTCATGCCACCGATAAGGAGGAGAGATGGAAAACTTTTAGGAGGCAACTCAAACCGATAAAAAATACTACATTTTCAGCTGTAAAGTGTTCTGATTCTACTCTCTCTGTGCCACTTGCTCGATGTAATCAAGCTCAATCACTCAACTTTTTTCGGTTACCCAACTCCATGCCTCTAAATCAGGTCGCCAGATCAAGTTTAATCCGTCCTTGCTCCACCTCGAATAATTATACTGTGCCAAATATCATAAGTCAAGGGAAGAGCCAACAGTCAGCACCTATTTTGGCAAAAAACAGAGTCCATCCACATGTGATTTCACAGCAGTTTGTTGGTGTACGTCATAGTGTCACCCAACGGGACCGTGATAGTGTTGGGAATTTGGGTCCAAGAATTCCCCCTTCCAATACACTGTTTAAGAAGACAGGAAGTGTTAAGCCCAGTTCTGTGTATGTTTCGTCAAACAACAATAGCTGTATCCAGGCAGCACAACATACCAGAAATGCTACTTCAACAGCATTGTCAAATGAGATAAATCCCAATAGGTGGCAGAATTTTAGGTCTAGTGTAAATCTGGAGTCATTTAGACCTCAGGACTGTTCTCAGCCTAACTTGGGCTTCACTGGAAATATCATACCTTCCCAACCTCAAATATATAATCAGTCTATTGCTCAATCAAATGATGGCCAGAATTTTTGTCTTCCTGGGTATCAAAGCCAAAAACCTAGTGAAGATATTTATCAGAATGGGAATTGTCTAAATGATGGGCAAAATATCAGTCAGCATGGGAATCAAAGTTTCAGTACCACAGAACCAggtcctttattttttaatttcagttgGCCTAACAATTCTGTTCAAAGCAATCTACAACCTCCAATTGGAAATCTCCATGTTCAAAGTGAAGGATATACATGTGAGTCATTATCTGTAGAGGATTCTAATTCCCAGTTTATGGGTAGTGCTCAGTTCAGTGAAGACAGTCTACCTGAGTTGTTTGGATGTGCAAGTCCCTGTCCAAGCGATCAAGTACCTGCGGTCGAAAATTCTGAACTTCAAAGTACAGGGCCTATGCATGAAGCATCCCATATTAAGGAGTCTAATTGTGAGCTTGCTGGAAACATTAATGACTTTGATATTGACAACTGGTTTTTGGAAAACCAGTCAGTTCCCATGGTTTCAGGTGGTTCCATGCCATCTGAAACAAATATCTTTTCTCCTGTGACTTCTTCCATTGATCCAGGAATGCttctgtttgattttgaaacttCCTGGGATGGTCTTGCACATGCATAG